One Salvelinus fontinalis isolate EN_2023a chromosome 22, ASM2944872v1, whole genome shotgun sequence genomic window, TTGCGCTGCTCTGTTCAATCTCTGGGCGCGCGTCCGGATGCCCTCTCCGTTGCGAATGCTCAGAAGCCGCGCACACCGTCAAGTGTGTTTCCAAATATTTGCGGAGTGTCCCGTCCGGGATACCAGGGTACACGAGGAATCTGTTTATAACGGGTAATCAGATAAGCAGAATTGGACCAGAATCGTTCAAAGGGCTGGACAATTTAACCACGTTGTCACTGAGTAACAACAGGTAAGATAAACATTGCACCCCCCAAAAATAAGACTTTTGTAGTTTGGACTACTTTTATTAGACTCACTTTCACAAGTTTATATTTCCCTCATGATTTGAAATATCACTGTGTTATTATAGCAAACACGTCAGAGTttgtctatatatatttttttctatttgTATTTTCTCACACTTTTGAATGTGTCTTAGCATGAAACATTTGATGAGTAGTGTCCTGTTGTGTTGGGTAGTCTTGAATCAACCATGTGCCTACTAttgtgttattactgttattatagaCCATGAGTGACTATAGACCTCTGCTCCCACTGACCCTCCCTCCCTGCAGGATAACAGAGGTAGAGTCTCAGACGTTTTCCGGACTGCGTTCCCTCCGCTCTCTGGACCTGAGCTCCAACCAGCTGACTGTGATCAACCCAGAGGCCTTCACCGTTCCGGGCCACACCCTCAGGGAGCTCAACCTCAGCCGAGCTCTCTACAACCACTCCTCTGTCATGGACCTGGCTGTGTCTCTTCGCTGGTCCACCCTGGGGGAGATCCGGACCCTGGACCTGTCAGGGAACAGCCTGATCTACCTGCCCTCTCACACCTTCTCCTACATGGGGGGTCTGCGGAGGCTCATCCTGGCCAACAACTCCCTGGTGGCCCTCCACAATGGCACCTTCTCTGGGCTGGACTCTCTGGAGCAGCTGGATCTGACCTTCAACGCTCTGCGGACCATCCAGGAGGAGGGCCTGGCTGAGCTTGACTCGCTGTGTCCCGGGGCGAGACTCATTCTAGGGGAGAACCCCTGGACCTGTATCTGTGGCATGGAGCCCTTCGCTGCCTGGCTCAACTCCTCCCAGGGACATGTGGGGGACGCAGAGAGCCTGGTGTGTGCCTTCCCCCCAGGCATGAGGAACATCTCTCTGCTGAGGCTGGCGGCTGGGGTGGGCGGGGACAGGGTGGCGCTGGGGTGCCAAAGGGTGGATGAGGGGGTGGACCTGGCCCTCCATACTTCCTACGTGTTCCTGGGGATCGTCCTGGGCTTCGTGGGACTCGTCTTCCTCTTGGTCCTCTACCTCAACCGGCAGGGCATCAAGAAGAGGATCAATGACATGCGGGAAGCATGCACAGAGGTGTTGGAGGGATATCACTACCGCTACGAGCTCGATTCCGACCCCAGGCTCTCtcaggtctccaccacagcagacATTTGATGATATCAAGACACTCAAGGGGCTTCCATGATCCTTCTTTCATAATTGAAAACATTGGACTTTTTTTCTATTGCATTTATAGAGAAGATAATGTAAAAACTGTACATATGAATTGTCTGTAAATATAAACATACAGTAAGTATATAACTGGGCATTGCTATTGTTTTCCCAGTAGCTATGTCCATGATTAAAGCATGCACCGTCTGTCTGATCTGAATTCCTTCTCAACCAGTCCTCCCTTTTAGTCCACACATCGTCTGAGACTAGGGATTACCCCTGGCTAACAAATAAAGGGGCATGGACTGTGAAAGAGAACTGTTGTATGGatgggggactgactgactgttcttCTACATAGATTTTCCCCTCTTAAAAGAGGTGCTTCTCTGTCTGTCCTAGAGTGAAGTGTCACGTGAAGGAGTGAAATGACAATTGGACAGTATCATTTATGTATGTTTTGATTCTTGGAACTGAGAACAGATATGGATGAATATACTTAATTCATGAAGCTGAAGTAATAAAACTGAAGACTGTTCTTATACATTTCACCTGCTATGACTTTACTTGAATGTTGTTCTTTGAGGAGAGATCTTGTAAATGTATATACTATCTCTACCAAGCTCAAGTAAAGCCAAGTTAATCAGCCCATAAGATGCAGGTTGTGTGACACCAACCCCTGTGAAACTTAGGCAAAATGGCTGTGTCTGAAATTGCTCCATATTTCCtgtatgggccctagtcaaaagtagtgcacttataaaaggaatagggtaccattgggACACAGACAATCTCTCATTGAGCTTTGAGGGCCAGCTCACCCCAGGACTGAGGAGCAGTTCTTTGGTCTTCTGTCCCTCTGCCCCAGGGTGCCTGAATGGAATCCCAGCAGATTAGTCTCCATAGCATTCCAAAGGGAGGAGAACCTCTCCTCTTAGCTCTCCTAaaatcaactctctctctctctctctctctcttactcactcactcactcactctctcactctctctctattcacAGAGATGAGATGAGTGGAAAAAGGAGGATTGTTCATTCAGTTCACACTGCACAGCCACAGTCATACAGCAACGGAAATCTCCAGTCCCTCTTTCATGAAAATGTGCTTTGTTTTAAGTTCTCTAGTTTTATTGTCAAGATGATGAGAACCAGGACGAGCCTGGGGCTATAGGGCTGGAACTGGAGCTGGGGCTATAGGGTTGATGCTGGGGCTATAGGGCTGGGGCTATAGGGCTGGAACTGAGGCTGGGGCTATAGGGCTGATGCTGGGGCTATAGGGCCGAGGCTGAGACAGGGGCtatagggctgaggctggggctatAGGACTGAGGCTGGGGCTGAAGCATGGGGGTGCATGGGGCTGAGCCAAAAGCGAGCCCTCCTCCTCAAAGACAACAGCCGTTCCCTAAAGGAAGGAAAGCCTGGGTGGAGCTGAAGCTGTTTCTGTTCAGGGGACTTTTCAGTGATAGGATACAGATGAGTCTGGAATGCCAGCAACAGAGCAGGCAGCAGCAGTTTCATTCAGAGGTCGAGGCCTGCTCTGCTCTTATTAACCAGTGCAGTGAAGGAGCTGTTGTTGCCTTCCTTCTTACAACAGaaatatacttaagcaataaggccagaggagttgtggtatatggtcaatataccacgactaagggttGGTCTTAGGCACAACGCAACAAATATAAattagcagtggtatattggccacatagCACAAACCCCggaggagccttattgctattataaacttgttaccaacataaatagagcagtaaaacaaaatgttttgtcaaacccgtggtatacagtctgatgtaccatggctttcagccaatccaaattcagggctcaaaccacccagtttatagtaTTTGTTATACACTTCAATTATAATTCATTACTCTACTGTTATCTGTGTTTTTTTAACCAATTTGTGAAGTGATAGTTGATCTAAATGGGATGTGTTGGGCGTACATATGAAGGGGGTTCTCTTTGAGATGTGTTCCTTGTCGTGATCTGTGATGTTTCTGTCATGATGTCTAAAGTCACAGTGAGAAACCTCCACTTGGTAATTGTTTAGCTAATGTTTAGTCTGGTGTGTGAAAACTAGAGAGGGAGAACAAAGCAACGAAGAACACATTTCTTATTTCTGTCTCCATTTGaagtttacattttttattgcATGTTTTTTTAGTTGAATATAAAGCCTGGACATTGTGTAGAATCCTTTTAACCAATCTTGAAATTCTAATAGCATATTTGAATGAGGtttatctttttatatatatttgaatAAAAGCCTGTGTCAGCTTGGTTTTGCGGTGGTTTGCTGCTGGTAGAGAGAATAGAACAAAACACAATGGCTTGGTCTGAAATGCACCCTATtttctatatagtgtactacttttgaccatagccctggttaaatgtagtccactatgtaggggttagggtatcaTTTCAAACAGACACAATAACTTCATAAAACAGGAAGGTGCTCTACTCTGCTATGGTTGAATTGAACAGAGTTTGACTCTCTCATTACTCTGACTCAACCGGCCCCATCGCCGTATTGTTCCTCATTATCCTCTTGCAGAAAAGCTGACTCAATCCCTATGTGGCCGTGGTGATGTAGGACGTGTCACAGAGAAAGACCTAACTACGAGCAAAGCGCCACCACTAATTGcattgttgagagagagagagagagagagagagagagagagagagagagagagagagagagagagagagagagagagagagagagagagagagatggaagaggagagagggatggaagaggagagatgctgaGATGCCTTGTGACGTGATAGTAGCTAGCTCCTCCCCCCATCATGACTAGTGTGTGTctgaagtggcaccctattccctatagtacaCTACGTTTGacgcctattccctatatagtgcactacattgaacGAGggacagtgcactatatagagaatagggtgcaattttggACACAGTCTAAGTTTGGCAATCTGATGCAGCAGCCATTATCAGTGAAGTGTCATCATTCTTAATAACGGCCACTGGGAAGGAAATCCATGAGAAGTAGGCCTATTTCCTTTTGCCTTTATGCAATGTGTCACGACGAGCAAAGCATGAGGTTTAatttagtagtgcactatgaagcaaatagggtgcaatttgggactaAAACAGAAGGACTGAACAGAGATTGGTGACTGTTGGTCATTACTTGCTCCTCAGGTTATTACTGGGTGGATCTGTGACTGGGTTCGATTAACATACTCATGAGGTCTGAAAAATCAATGGTGTCACTTTTCAATAGGTTGGGCTGCAAAGTTGTCACGGCAGGGAAGGAAGAGCAGAGAGAGTGTTAGATAGCTAGAGAGAGTGCGcgcgagagagaagagaaagagattgagagagaaagagagaaatatatttaatataaactggccctgtctctctccatggcGTCCTCTGCACCAGAGGAACACAGGCTAGCTAGTTAAAACCACTATACAAGTTAAACAAATGAATtgctgttgttttgttgttgtattgtgttgtatgatgATGAAAAATCATGTTACATCCCCACATAGAGATGATTGCCACAATTACACCACTGAATGTGGCAATCAAAAACTGCTATGTCTCTATCCCACATGGACAGTTGCTGTTTCAGAGAGACAATCCCTGGTTTATAATTGGATTTTCATTTATTCTTTTCCTATTCCAGCAACAAACTGTTTTTTTTCTACTTCTTGAATGGTACAAAAGTTTTGCAAGACCACTGGGCAGCTTTTGAAGAGGCAACTTTCATATTTTATTATATTCACTAATCTCTGCTATGCAGTTTGGCTAttaaaatagagagagaaagaagggaaaGAAGTATTTTGATGGTTCTAAGTTACTTCTGAAAACCTTCCTCTCAGGCAATTAGCCACTTATATGAGCCCTTTCATTTGGGGAACATCTTGGCGCCATTAACTGGGTTTAATCGCCATGATAGAGAATATGGCTTAAAAGTGAATCCCACATCTGTGAGAAATtgaacatgtaaaaaaaaaaaaaagaccacAACAGTCAGCGGCATGATGACAAAGACAAAGTGGCATCCACTTGGCTGCAGGCTATGGTATGGCAAACAGACAGACGGAGCTCTGGAGGAGGAGcaactttctgtctctcttcctccccaactcctaactctctttctttcttcctcatTCTCTACCCGTCTGTTCACCTTTTCttccattttctctctctgtctctctgtttctctctctgtctctgtctgtgaaaGATCTGTAGCCCCTGGTCTCTGCCCAGAAGTGGACCAAGTCTGACACCTTTGTagcgaacacccccccccccccccccccccttacatgACCAGCACCTCGACAGAACCACAATCAGTTAGAATGACCATACCAataacatacaatatgttactgTAAAAATCCCGTACTTTACATTTGGTGGCTCTCATATATATCACAGTATGTCCACGGCCATGGTTCCACCAATTGATTGAAATTGAAGAGCAAGCTCCTCTACCCATTTAACCATCCCTCCATGGACATATCATATTTACCCAGCCGTATCTGTATCTATATAGCCTGGTGCAACAATAATAGGAGTTGGCTATACATACAAACAGATCTTGGACCATGCACACTAGTGTCTCCTGTCCAGCATGTCAATCTTGAGACAATAGACAGCTACAGAGCTCACTTGATCAATGGCAGCTAGTAGTGTTTGCCAGAGGGTGGAAGagcagggagaggtgggagagaagtTGGTACAGCTGAAGCAAAACACCCATTAAAGCAAGGCGGCCTCCCACTCATCACTTTCAGAAGGGCCTGCTGCATCAGCACACACAAAGGCTGCGTACACACAGGCAGAACAATTCAGATCTTTTTGCCAATTATTTGCATATCTGATATCTATCGCTAATGTGTAAACAGCAACAAATAAAACACATGGAATCTGATTGTTTAACTTCAGATTTATACCACATCCATATGTGGATCTGAATCCTGATACAAACCTGATCCTCCATATGCAACTTCTGTCTGGATGCTCAAATCAGATTTCTTTGGCTCTGAAATAGTTATTTTTGCACATGACCTGCCATTGCCATGACAACCACCTCAAAATGTAAAGGAACTGTGACAGGAAGTGAGAATTGCAACTGTGTGCTTCTTCAGTGTTAGTTAATGCGCAAATCTGATATTGGGCACATGTAAAACCAAGTGTGGACACTCAGAAAAAACAGTGGATATAGAAAGAAAATCAAATGTGTGTTGTTAGGGTGGCTGTGTAAACAAAGTcttatacacacacgcacaggcacgcacacacaagcTCTGGTTGCTGCTGAAGCGTTCAGATCTCCTCTCTCCGAAGAAGGGTCTGGATAAACggcggggtcaatgtaaattgtccaggtGGTCCAggtgattaattgttcagcagtcttttggcttggggggtagaagctgttcaggagctgTCTCATCGGGTCcttagcttactgatgagctttgtgggcactgtggtgttgaatgctgagctgtagtcaatgaacagcattcttacataggtgttcctttttctccaggtgggaaagggcagtgtggagtgcgattgagattgcgtcatctgtggatctcttggggcggtatgcgaattgg contains:
- the LOC129820017 gene encoding trophoblast glycoprotein-like — translated: MRVLAPLIVFFALLCSISGRASGCPLRCECSEAAHTVKCVSKYLRSVPSGIPGYTRNLFITGNQISRIGPESFKGLDNLTTLSLSNNRITEVESQTFSGLRSLRSLDLSSNQLTVINPEAFTVPGHTLRELNLSRALYNHSSVMDLAVSLRWSTLGEIRTLDLSGNSLIYLPSHTFSYMGGLRRLILANNSLVALHNGTFSGLDSLEQLDLTFNALRTIQEEGLAELDSLCPGARLILGENPWTCICGMEPFAAWLNSSQGHVGDAESLVCAFPPGMRNISLLRLAAGVGGDRVALGCQRVDEGVDLALHTSYVFLGIVLGFVGLVFLLVLYLNRQGIKKRINDMREACTEVLEGYHYRYELDSDPRLSQVSTTADI